CATAGTGTTAGATGATGTAGAGGGTTTAGATAGCCTTGACTAGGCCGCTCGAAATAGTCCTCTCGGATATAGCGTCAATGCTAGACAAACTCTTCGATGAAGCAATGGCTGCTCTCGACAAGGCTATGAAACTCGTATCCGGTGAAGAGAGGGATGCTGTCCAGGTAACCGAGCACAGCCGTGAAGCTGGAAAACTACGCCAATGGATAGTCGAAAAATCAGTAGAGGCCCTTGCCAGGTTCCAGCCAATGGCTAGCGACCTTAGGAGAATAACCGCATACATGGAGGCATCCTACGACCTTTTCCGTGTCTCCCGCTACGCTCTCGAGATAGCCCGCCTCTATGAACGCATGCCACTGGACTGCGGAGATACAGCTAGGGAAGTTACGCAGCTCCGTGAGAAAGTAGAGGAAATGCTTTCCATGGCATACATGGCGCTCCAGAGCGAAGACGCGCAGAAGGCCCGCTCGGTACTAGCGCTCGACGAAGAGATAGACCGGGTATACATAGAGGCTCTCGATAGTCTATCTAGAAGCGAGAGCCTTGATCGCTGTGAGGTCGCTAGGCTACTCCTTCTACGCCAC
The window above is part of the Pyrodictium delaneyi genome. Proteins encoded here:
- a CDS encoding phosphate signaling complex PhoU family protein yields the protein MTRPLEIVLSDIASMLDKLFDEAMAALDKAMKLVSGEERDAVQVTEHSREAGKLRQWIVEKSVEALARFQPMASDLRRITAYMEASYDLFRVSRYALEIARLYERMPLDCGDTAREVTQLREKVEEMLSMAYMALQSEDAQKARSVLALDEEIDRVYIEALDSLSRSESLDRCEVARLLLLRHLERIADHAVYIASAAYYVATGERLEPN